Below is a genomic region from Methanosphaera sp. ISO3-F5.
TTACCATACCAATGTGGAATCCCCATGGGTCTCCGTCGTTACAAATGTATACTGGAACGTTTAGTTCGTCACTTGCTCTTCTTATGAATCTTCTTGTTGCACGTGCTGCTTGTCCTTTAAGTCCTACGATGAGTGTGTTGAAACGGTCGTATGCTTTTTCCTGTACCATACGGTGGAACATCCCCATGGTTTCCACTGCAATTATACGTTCTACGTTGGAGTCTACGAATTCCACGTCATCTACTGTTGGTGGTATGGAGTATCCTGATTTTCCCATTCTAAGTGCGTTGAATTCTACATCATCATCTCTTAGTGTGATGTCTCCGTATACTGCTGCTCCGTCTTCTTCTGGTAATAATCCTAGGTTTTCACGTGACACTCCTAGTGTTACTTCTATGTCTTCTGTTATGTTGTTTGATTCCTGCTGGTTGTCGAATCCTACGTCCCATCCTTCTGATACGTAGTACATTTCCCTCATTGTTGCGGTTTTCTGGATGTTAACCAGTTCTTTACAGAAGTTTCCTACGCACATCATTTGTGCCATTTTCTTGATTTGTTTCACGTTTCCTAGTGATCTGGTTCCTTTACGGTCACCTAGTTCGAAGTATCTTTTTTCTTCGTTATAGATGATGTTTCCTGTTCCTCTTGATGGAATTTTTATGCTTGGCACTTCTTCTTCCAGTATTTTTTCCAGTACTTCATCACCCATTCCTCGTAATCTGTTTAGTGCATGTTCTTTGTGTTGCATCATAAATATCAGTTCCCTCCTATTCTTCTTCGTCTATTTGTTCTGTCATGCTCAGTTCTTCTTCTGCAAGTTCTTCCATTTCTGTTTTCATTCTCATTTTCTGTTCTTCTACTTTTATTTGCATTGGTTCTATTTCTGGTTGTTTTAGACGATGTTTCATGTCCATGATTTTTGCTTTGTGTGTTACTTCGTCCATTATTTTCTCGTATTCTGGAACGTCTTTTTCTGCTAGGAGTGCTGATTGTTTGATTACTACTGGCACTAGGTCTTCGAAGATTTTTGCTCTCATTTCTTCGTTTTTTGCTGCTTTTTTGGTTCTTATGTATTTTTCTAGTTTTCTTGCTATTTTCATTGTTGCTTGTCTGATTTCTCTTACTATTTCTTCTTCTGGTGCTACACTTTGTTTTCCTGTTGAGAGGTATGGAACGTTTGTTGAGATTATGTTTACAAATACTGATATTGGTGCGTCATCCAGGTTTCTTACTCCGTATCTTCTCCAGTCTATGCTTTTTAGTGCTTCTGTTATTGCACAGCTTCCCTGGTCGAAGGTTAATGGTACTCTGTTTGCGAATCTCATTATTTCTGCTTTTTTCTGTTGTCCTACTAGTCTTCCTGCTTTTCCTCCGTATGCTATTCCTGCTTCTACGATGAAGGATACTCCTCCTCTGTATGCTTGTGGTTTTCTGGTGATTGCTGTTGAGAATTCTGGTAGTAGTATTTCGTTGATTCCTTTTTCTATTTGTTCGTCTCCTATTGGTTTTAGTCCGCTGGTTGGTGGTGCCATGAATTTCATTTGTTCGAATTGTTGTACGACTTTTTCTGCTTCTTGCCATGTTATGCTTTTTGGTCGTTTGTTCATGTCGATTCCGGTTGCTTCTTCTAGTTCTTTGATTTTTGCTGCTGATACTCTGCTGAGTGAGTCCATTAGGAGGTTTTTGAATCGTTTTTTGTTGGTTGTTTTACATAGGTCTATTATGTCGTCTGCTGTTACTCCTTTTGGGTGTGGGAGTACTGCTTTTGGTAGTGGTGGTATTTGGTCTGTTGCTCTGTCGAATGTGTATTTTCTTCCGGTTGGGTCTTTGAATACTATTTTTGCGTGTGGGTTTCCTATTACTGTTCTTCTTATGTATTCGTATGCTCCTTGTTCACTCATGGAGTATGATACGTCTTTGAATTCTATTTCGATTCCTGATCCTGTTCTGTCTGTTTCGAATTCTTGTCTGTCTAGGATGATTCCGGTGTTCTTTTTTACGTCGAGTTTTACGCTCATTTCGACTCCTTTTAGTTCGTCTCCGTCTTTGTATCTTGATCTGATTTTTACTGGTTGTCCTGTTGTCATTTGTGATAGGAGTACGCATCCGCTACATCCGAGTCCTTGTTGTCCTCTTGATTGTATGTTTCTGAATTTACTTCCTGCGAACATTTGGCAGTATACTTTTGTTATGTAGTCTTCTGGTATTCCTGGTCCGTTGTCTGCGTGTTTTAGTAGGTAGTGGTCTTTTCCTAGTCTTTTTAGTTCTATTGTTATGTCTGGTAGTATTCCTACTTCTTCGCATGCGTCTAGGCTGTTTGTTATTAGTTCGTGGAATACTATGGTTAGGGATCTTATTTTTCCTGAAAATCCTAACATTTGTTTGTTTCTTTTAAAAAATTCTGATGGTGTTAGTTCCTTAAATTCTTCGAATATGTCGTTTGTGTCACGTTCCAAGGATTTCATTCCTCCATTTTTTTAGATGTTTTTTTTTATTACTTCTCATATTTTTTTGTATTAATTTTTTTCTTATTTTTTCAACTTTCTTTTTCAGTTGTTTTCTGCGTGTTTATATGAGTAAATAATGTTAGTTTAGTACTCTTTTATAGGTTTACCTATATGTACTATTTTTTTTCAGTATTTTTTTGTTATTATAATATATGTAAAACATTCAATATAAAATCATGGTATATATCCTACATTATGTAAATATGCTATTTTAGGGGGGGTCTTGGTAAGTATTCAAGGGGGTCATGATAACTACTAAAAAATAATAACAAATAGAGGAAAAATTAATGTTCACATATCCAATCATAAACCCTCCTACAATTATCCTTATCAATAAACTTAAAGAAATTATCAACACGTTCAACAAACTCATCTTCCATCATACAACCATTCCCCAAATACCTTTCAACATTATCCAACAACTCACTTTCACACCTGACAACCCTACCAAAAGCATCACGACTAAAATCAAGATACATCTTTCCATGATGATAATCATCCCTTGGCTGATAATAAATAACAGGCTTTTTAAGATAAGCAAAATCAAAGAATACAGAAGAATAATCAGTAATCATCAAACTAGACTCATTCAACAAATCCTGATAACCTTCATCACAAGAAACAACAATATCCTCATGAACATCAAACAACTCTCTGACACCACCACTACCAGCTAACTCCTCAAGTTTAGGATGAGCCTTAAACACAATCCTATACCCATAACGCCCAGCCAAATCCACAAAACTCTCATCAGATAACAAAGTATTCAAATCATTATAATAATCTGAAGCCAAGAGTAAATCAACATTACCCAGATAATTCCTCCAAGTAGGAACAATCAAAATAATTTTCTTATCCTCATTAGACAAAGCATCAAAACGTGGCAAACCTAAAGTCTGAATAATACTCCTATCATAATTATAACCCTCACTATACAAGGATTCCCTTTCAATATCAGAACTAGTATTAAACAGATACAAGTTCTTATCATATTTCCTAAGCCAATCAGACTGATCAGCATAAATTACTCCATGCTGCAAGAAATACACTTTAGAAGTATTCAAACCCCTATACAATCCCCTCTTATCATCTTCAGAAGAATAAAACGGATTCAAATAACTGTCATAAGGATGAGAAGTAACAATCTTATCAGCAAACAGATAAAATAGTTTATGCTTCAAGGACTTATGAGCTAACACGCCACCCTTCTTTGCCATCATCTTATAATCAGAACAACTCTTAGATATAACAAAATACTTCCTATTACCATCCTTCAAGGACTTAGCATAATCATAAAGATAAGTAGCATTATCTCCAGCAGAATTCACACGATCCATAAACAAAAG
It encodes:
- a CDS encoding DNA topoisomerase IV subunit A; the protein is MQHKEHALNRLRGMGDEVLEKILEEEVPSIKIPSRGTGNIIYNEEKRYFELGDRKGTRSLGNVKQIKKMAQMMCVGNFCKELVNIQKTATMREMYYVSEGWDVGFDNQQESNNITEDIEVTLGVSRENLGLLPEEDGAAVYGDITLRDDDVEFNALRMGKSGYSIPPTVDDVEFVDSNVERIIAVETMGMFHRMVQEKAYDRFNTLIVGLKGQAARATRRFIRRASDELNVPVYICNDGDPWGFHIGMVIISGSAKLAHVNHDLATPDAKFLGVTASDITNYDLPTDKLKDIDVARLKELSADPRYRGEFWQTEIKKMLKLGKKAEQQSFSKYGLEYIVDEYFPAKIGAIEGTPLE
- the top6B gene encoding DNA topoisomerase VI subunit B is translated as MERDTNDIFEEFKELTPSEFFKRNKQMLGFSGKIRSLTIVFHELITNSLDACEEVGILPDITIELKRLGKDHYLLKHADNGPGIPEDYITKVYCQMFAGSKFRNIQSRGQQGLGCSGCVLLSQMTTGQPVKIRSRYKDGDELKGVEMSVKLDVKKNTGIILDRQEFETDRTGSGIEIEFKDVSYSMSEQGAYEYIRRTVIGNPHAKIVFKDPTGRKYTFDRATDQIPPLPKAVLPHPKGVTADDIIDLCKTTNKKRFKNLLMDSLSRVSAAKIKELEEATGIDMNKRPKSITWQEAEKVVQQFEQMKFMAPPTSGLKPIGDEQIEKGINEILLPEFSTAITRKPQAYRGGVSFIVEAGIAYGGKAGRLVGQQKKAEIMRFANRVPLTFDQGSCAITEALKSIDWRRYGVRNLDDAPISVFVNIISTNVPYLSTGKQSVAPEEEIVREIRQATMKIARKLEKYIRTKKAAKNEEMRAKIFEDLVPVVIKQSALLAEKDVPEYEKIMDEVTHKAKIMDMKHRLKQPEIEPMQIKVEEQKMRMKTEMEELAEEELSMTEQIDEEE